One Clavelina lepadiformis chromosome 1, kaClaLepa1.1, whole genome shotgun sequence genomic region harbors:
- the LOC143468662 gene encoding X-linked interleukin-1 receptor accessory protein-like 2 isoform X1: MKRLFIKTYLYVIGVFFLSFSNSVTGLPCTVQDAENVTVYIGWPHEVSCYDLLFDIIDDVDEVESDYEINFKIWNSDNGQLLKNETTSYEDYYYQLVEFGSLLVDIKSGENYNYDIQIHIPSQSKCYTKNVHLKPISFQQITCEMYITRNANMRFAAAEIGTTKQFSCKGLVSVDSLQNATVTWQRNCSSLPSQGVTVKHNTLNIESVGYEHAGIYTCSVRYRGMTDYILYNRVCVVPRPSTSQHKVTCEKNVYDVTDNQVLTVKCALRLGIGKASASDFNVDWSKAEGVGKKEWRLCSKPNELSSPNRNGIICTFEQFSQNSDTCFLHVATEKEKEIRNDIRNIIIFFKNVSASDYGVYELKATSNTETVSDFIASFSLRRNKIAGLLSTAHITVVVIGILAFLTLLLSFCVWKSLEIRVYYKRYFAACAQDDKLYGAVLSYYYSNELDKFAKEDVGKYVQTTGHVLTELGYKIYDDHKDGLAEVRLESFQRCIDASHRVIIILTSTYIKDDWNRRNLQQALQSVIESRTRIILIFSEGVREYVNQHSKSDDTCRLIKETARLNYIIVWSKRKKFEAKMFRLMLEDAMPKLSSQKQLRPTNAKANHRTRNNQQKFGVSSTISKNCRHDAGLTTVETDSTMVEAGTDRSVFPIDERTTTECGQRNVFGENHV; the protein is encoded by the exons ATGAAGCGTTTGTTCATCAAAACCTACTTGTATGTCATAGGAGTTTTTTTCCTCTCTTTTAGTAACTCAG TTACTGGACTACCATGCACCGTGCAAGACGCTGAAAATGTAACTGTTTACATTGGCTGGCCCCACGAAGTATCTTGCTATGATTTGCTTTTTGACATTATTGATGACGTCGATGAAGTCGAAAGCGATTATGAAATAAAC ttcaAAATATGGAACTCGGATAATGGGCAACTTTTAAAGAACGAAACGACTTCGTACGAAGATTACTATTATCAATTAGTCGAATTTGGAAGTTTGTTAGTTGACATAAAAAGCGGCGAAAATTACAACTATGATATTCAAATACAC ATACCGTCCCAAAGCAAATGTTACACAAAAAACGTCCATCTTAAGCCGATTTCGTTTCAACAAATAACCTGTGAAATGTACATCACCAGAAACGCAAATATGAGGTTTGCCGCGGCCGAAATTGGAACAACAAAGCAGTTCAGTTGCAAAG GACTTGTATCCGTTGACAGTCTTCAGAATGCGACGGTAACTTGGCAAAGGAATTGCTCCAGTTTGCCTAGTCAAGGTGTCACTGTGAAACATAATACG CTCAACATAGAAAGCGTCGGCTACGAACATGCAGGGATATATACTTGCTCCGTCAGATATCGCGGTATGACGGACTATATTTTGTACAATCGTGTCTGCGTAGTGC CGAGGCCGTCGACGTCACAACATAAGGTGACGTGTGAAAAAAACGTATATGACGTCACCGACAACCAAGTCCTGACTGTAAAATGTGCTTTACGACTTGGTATTGGTAAGGCTTCGGCAAGCGACTTTAACGTTGACTGGTCAAAG GCTGAAGGTGTTGGTAAGAAAGAATGGCGCTTGTGTTCCAAACCAAACGAGCTTTCGTCCCCCAATCGAAACGGAATTATTTGCACATTTGaacaattttcacaaaattccgA CACGTGCTTTTTGCACGTAGCgacggaaaaagaaaaagaaattcgAAATGATATTCGAAATATAATCATCTTCTTCAA AAATGTTAGCGCATCAGATTACGGCGTTTATGAGTTGAAGGCAACGTCAAATACCGAAACTGTCTCTGATTTCATAGCTTCCTTCTCTTTGAGAAGGAACAAGATTGCTGGTCTACTTTCTACAGCCCATATTACTGTCGTTGTCATAGGCATCTTAGCTTTTCTCACGCTCCTTCTGTCCTTTTGCGTTTGGAAGAGTCTTGAAATTAGAGTTTACTACAAAAGATATTTTGCGGCTTGCGCTCAAG ATGATAAACTGTATGGTGCAGTTCTCTCATATTATTACTCAAACGAGTTAGACAAGTTTGCAAAAGAAGACGTTGGAAAATACGTTCAAACTACGGGCCATGTGTTAACGGAACTAGGTTACAAAATATACGACGATCATAAGGACGGACTAGCGGAAG TTCGACTTGAATCATTTCAACGATGCATTGATGCAAGTCATAGGGTGATCATAATCTTAACATCCACGTATATTAAGGATGACTGGAACCGAAGAAATTTACAGCAG GCTCTTCAAAGCGTGATTGAGTCACGAACTCGCATCATACTCATCTTTTCTGAGGGCGTTAGAGAATACGTCAACCAGCATTCTAAATCTGACGACACCTGTCGCCTAATAAAAGAAACTGCCCGA CTAAATTACATTATCGTATGGTCGAAAAGGAAGAAGTTCGAAGCGAAGATGTTCCGATTGATGTTGGAAGACGCCATGCCTAAACTTTCTTCTCAAAAACAACTCCGACCCACGAACGCAAAAGCCAATCATCGGACCAGAAATAATCAACAGAAATTTGGCGTGTCATCAACCATATCCAAAAATTGCCGCCATGATGCCGGCTTGACAACTGTTGAGACAGATTCGACTATGGTTGAGGCTGGAACGG ATAGATCCGTTTTCCCCATAGACGAACGGACGACGACAGAATGTGGGCAGAGGAATGTCTTTGGGGAGAATCATGTTTGA
- the LOC143468662 gene encoding X-linked interleukin-1 receptor accessory protein-like 2 isoform X2, with amino-acid sequence MKRLFIKTYLYVIGVFFLSFSNSVTGLPCTVQDAENVTVYIGWPHEVSCYDLLFDIIDDVDEVESDYEINFKIWNSDNGQLLKNETTSYEDYYYQLVEFGSLLVDIKSGENYNYDIQIHIPSQSKCYTKNVHLKPISFQQITCEMYITRNANMRFAAAEIGTTKQFSCKGLVSVDSLQNATVTWQRNCSSLPSQGVTVKHNTLNIESVGYEHAGIYTCSVRYRGMTDYILYNRVCVVPRPSTSQHKVTCEKNVYDVTDNQVLTVKCALRLGIGKASASDFNVDWSKAEGVGKKEWRLCSKPNELSSPNRNGIICTFEQFSQNSDTCFLHVATEKEKEIRNDIRNIIIFFKNVSASDYGVYELKATSNTETVSDFIASFSLRRNKIAGLLSTAHITVVVIGILAFLTLLLSFCVWKSLEIRVYYKRYFAACAQDDKLYGAVLSYYYSNELDKFAKEDVGKYVQTTGHVLTELGYKIYDDHKDGLAEVRLESFQRCIDASHRVIIILTSTYIKDDWNRRNLQQALQSVIESRTRIILIFSEGVREYVNQHSKSDDTCRLIKETARLNYIIVWSKRKKFEAKMFRLMLEDAMPKLSSQKQLRPTNAKANHRTRNNQQKFGVSSTISKNCRHDAGLTTVETDSTMVEAGTDPFSP; translated from the exons ATGAAGCGTTTGTTCATCAAAACCTACTTGTATGTCATAGGAGTTTTTTTCCTCTCTTTTAGTAACTCAG TTACTGGACTACCATGCACCGTGCAAGACGCTGAAAATGTAACTGTTTACATTGGCTGGCCCCACGAAGTATCTTGCTATGATTTGCTTTTTGACATTATTGATGACGTCGATGAAGTCGAAAGCGATTATGAAATAAAC ttcaAAATATGGAACTCGGATAATGGGCAACTTTTAAAGAACGAAACGACTTCGTACGAAGATTACTATTATCAATTAGTCGAATTTGGAAGTTTGTTAGTTGACATAAAAAGCGGCGAAAATTACAACTATGATATTCAAATACAC ATACCGTCCCAAAGCAAATGTTACACAAAAAACGTCCATCTTAAGCCGATTTCGTTTCAACAAATAACCTGTGAAATGTACATCACCAGAAACGCAAATATGAGGTTTGCCGCGGCCGAAATTGGAACAACAAAGCAGTTCAGTTGCAAAG GACTTGTATCCGTTGACAGTCTTCAGAATGCGACGGTAACTTGGCAAAGGAATTGCTCCAGTTTGCCTAGTCAAGGTGTCACTGTGAAACATAATACG CTCAACATAGAAAGCGTCGGCTACGAACATGCAGGGATATATACTTGCTCCGTCAGATATCGCGGTATGACGGACTATATTTTGTACAATCGTGTCTGCGTAGTGC CGAGGCCGTCGACGTCACAACATAAGGTGACGTGTGAAAAAAACGTATATGACGTCACCGACAACCAAGTCCTGACTGTAAAATGTGCTTTACGACTTGGTATTGGTAAGGCTTCGGCAAGCGACTTTAACGTTGACTGGTCAAAG GCTGAAGGTGTTGGTAAGAAAGAATGGCGCTTGTGTTCCAAACCAAACGAGCTTTCGTCCCCCAATCGAAACGGAATTATTTGCACATTTGaacaattttcacaaaattccgA CACGTGCTTTTTGCACGTAGCgacggaaaaagaaaaagaaattcgAAATGATATTCGAAATATAATCATCTTCTTCAA AAATGTTAGCGCATCAGATTACGGCGTTTATGAGTTGAAGGCAACGTCAAATACCGAAACTGTCTCTGATTTCATAGCTTCCTTCTCTTTGAGAAGGAACAAGATTGCTGGTCTACTTTCTACAGCCCATATTACTGTCGTTGTCATAGGCATCTTAGCTTTTCTCACGCTCCTTCTGTCCTTTTGCGTTTGGAAGAGTCTTGAAATTAGAGTTTACTACAAAAGATATTTTGCGGCTTGCGCTCAAG ATGATAAACTGTATGGTGCAGTTCTCTCATATTATTACTCAAACGAGTTAGACAAGTTTGCAAAAGAAGACGTTGGAAAATACGTTCAAACTACGGGCCATGTGTTAACGGAACTAGGTTACAAAATATACGACGATCATAAGGACGGACTAGCGGAAG TTCGACTTGAATCATTTCAACGATGCATTGATGCAAGTCATAGGGTGATCATAATCTTAACATCCACGTATATTAAGGATGACTGGAACCGAAGAAATTTACAGCAG GCTCTTCAAAGCGTGATTGAGTCACGAACTCGCATCATACTCATCTTTTCTGAGGGCGTTAGAGAATACGTCAACCAGCATTCTAAATCTGACGACACCTGTCGCCTAATAAAAGAAACTGCCCGA CTAAATTACATTATCGTATGGTCGAAAAGGAAGAAGTTCGAAGCGAAGATGTTCCGATTGATGTTGGAAGACGCCATGCCTAAACTTTCTTCTCAAAAACAACTCCGACCCACGAACGCAAAAGCCAATCATCGGACCAGAAATAATCAACAGAAATTTGGCGTGTCATCAACCATATCCAAAAATTGCCGCCATGATGCCGGCTTGACAACTGTTGAGACAGATTCGACTATGGTTGAGGCTGGAACGG ATCCGTTTTCCCCATAG
- the LOC143459699 gene encoding uncharacterized protein LOC143459699: protein MTNIGLRVIILVVIAVLFRFARSEFLSRNGPHDSDCKREPNRSKVVHLGWPLLLACHLVHHNEYEYPSNYTNIDYDGSAYDEGNTGYQETTFTCLIWDLDNNQLLINASGTDDFLVSIDHRIENLTEGHSRHYQIERWNSEGTACTIGFLQLNVTQLPEVQCKEAMKDSTISINHYSQLYDRKLFGCTVPGQNLPPMEALMLKNYSAKWYHNCGPLPKGAETGKSDTEWESLSLSSLEWHHPGTYTCAVSYNGMTRHVINHKLCVKAAVPLGDHSVRCSKKTYKVSLNQRAEVECYVNPGYKKTHGIYYEIFWKKDEGKKDSPSMQCEEHMEDPGTEENKNARKRCWFNMRDEMCYHKTPNHEERLLNEELINIKFVIDNFAQEDTGTYVLSFKIANRTATERVHLSENHTSELVNASIICGVVIAIIALDVLITLLIWWKLVYVKIFWKRKFSSYVPDDKKYGAFLSYHFSTEIDKFAQHQARDAVAAVRSEMEILGYKIYDEHKNGYDLGLRTELTVASMRQSHRVVILLTSEYLKDHWNVYTLHKGFEDMINSKTKLIFILVPGIREYIKQHGAHDDTCRVISRAIKINKTIDWSGDENFNSKLFSMQIELAMPKLRSQYVSRHDSTSTTGSSKQIKYKNGYKRTLSNETRITQLSSISSVTSENLTELFNEDKACKESSVV from the exons ATGACAAATATAGGTTTGCGTGTTATAATCTTGGTGGTTATTGCAGTTCTATTTCGGTTTGCTCGATCGGAATTTCTCTCAAGAAATG GTCCGCATGATTCGGATTGCAAGCGTGAACCCAATAGATCAAAAGTGGTACATCTTGGCTGGCCCCTGTTACTAGCATGTCATTTGGTCCATCATAATGAGTATGAGTATCCTTCTAATTATACAAACATCGACTATGACGGCAGTGCTTATGATGAAGGAAATACCGGCTATCAAGAAACCACTTTTACT tgCCTTATTTGGGACTTGGATAATAATCAACTTTTAATCAACGCCTCTGGTACCGATGATTTCTTGGTATCCATTGACCACAGgatagaaaatttaactgAGGGCCATTCTCGTCATTATCAAATTGAGAGATGG AATTCAGAAGGAACAGCATGTACCATCGGTTTTCTCCAACTGAACGTTACCCAACTTCCAGAAGTCCAGTGCAAAGAAGCAATGAAAGATTCAACGATTTCAATCAACCATTACAGCCAGCTCTACGACCGAAAACTATTTGGATGCACAG TACCCGGTCAAAATCTTCCACCAATGGAAGCGCTTATGTTGAAGAATTACAGCGCCAAATGGTACCACAACTGTGGTCCTTTACCAAAAGGGGCTGAAACGGGAAAAAGTGACACCGAATGGGAATCT cTTTCTCTGTCCTCACTCGAGTGGCATCATCCAGGCACATATACTTGCGCCGTCTCCTACAATGGAATGACCCGACATGTAATTAACCACAAGCTGTGTGTGAAAG CGGCCGTACCTTTGGGAGATCATTCAGTGAGATGTAGCAAGAAAACTTACAAAGTTTCTCTCAACCAGAGAGCCGAAGTTGAGTGTTACGTGAACCCCGGTTATAAGAAGACACACGGCATTTATTACGAAATCTTTTGGAAAAAAGACGAG GGTAAGAAAGACTCGCCTTCCATGCAATGCGAGGAACACATGGAAGATCCTGGAACAGAAGAAAACAAGAACGCAAGAAAACGTTGTTGGTT TAATATGCGGGATGAGATGTGCTACCATAAGACTCCAAATCACGAAGAACGCTTATTAAACGAGGAGCTCATTAACATAAAATTTGTTATCGA CAATTTTGCACAAGAAGACACCGGCACGTACGTTCTGTCGTTTAAAATAGCGAACCGGACAGCGACTGAAAGAGTACACCTTTCAGAAAACCACACATCGGAACTGGTTAATGCTTCTATCATTTGCGGCGTCGTGATCGCGATCATAGCCTTGGATGTCCTCATCACTTTGCTTATCTGGTGGAAACTGGTCTATGTTAAAATCTTCTGGAAGCGGAAATTCAGCTCCTATGTTCCAG ACGATAAGAAATATGGTGCTTTCCTATCCTACCATTTTTCTACTGAAATCGACAAATTCGCCCAACACCAAGCCCGGGATGCGGTTGCAGCGGTGCGAAGTGAGATGGAAATACTAGGATACAAAATTTACGATGAGCACAAAAATGGATACGATCTTGGCT taCGCACAGAACTGACCGTGGCGTCCATGAGACAATCGCATCGAGTCGTTATTCTTCTCACTTCGGAGTATCTTAAAGATCATTGGAACGTTTACACACTACATAAG GGCTTCGAAGACATGATTAATTCGAAGACTAAACTCATCTTCATTCTAGTACCTGGTATAAGAGAGTATATAAAACAGCATGGCGCGCATGATGACACTTGTCGTGTGATATCACGCGCAATTAAA ATAAACAAGACCATAGATTGGTCAGGCGACGAAAACTTCAACTCCAAACTGTTCTCGATGCAAATCGAGCTTGCCATGCCCAAATTGCGGTCACAGTATGTGTCGAGACACGATTCGACTTCAACGACGGGCAGTTCGAAGCAGATCAAATATAAAAACGGTTACAAACGGACACTCAGTAATGAAACCCGGATCACTCAACTCAGCTCAATCTCGA GCGTCACTTCCGAAAACTTAACGGAGTTATTCAATGAAGACAAAGCTTGCAAAGAAAGTTCAGTTGTATGA
- the LOC143458784 gene encoding uncharacterized protein LOC143458784, with protein MICFYSTMRKCKNDPDRFCYICGKVTLRSRQAKITQFVKKAYYAYFGVKLGDQDKAFAPHICCRACVENLRLWSLKKIKSLPFGIPMVWREGKDHVTDCYFCMTNLQGINRKNKQHVKYPDVPSAMKPVPHGPGIPVPEPPGEISEMECCSSAASKASEQDTWDAEQSTSQPKPLTQLELNDLTRDLNLTKESAQLLGSRLRENNLLAPCTTYFWYRYEDK; from the exons atgatttgtttttacagtacaaTGAGAAAGTGCAAAAATGATCCAGACAGGTTCTGTTACATATGTGGCAAGGTCACCCTGCGCAGTCGCCAAGCAAAAATTACgcagtttgttaaaaaagcaTATTATGCGTATTTTGGAGTAAAACTAGGCGATCAGGACAAGGCATTTGCTCCGCACATATGTTGTAGAGCATGCGTTGAAAACTTGAGATTATGGAGcctaaagaaaataaagagcCTTCCTTTCGGTATTCCTATGGTATGGAGAGAAGGAAAAGACCATGTCactgattgttatttttgcatgacCAACTTACAAG gaATAAACCGGAAGAACAAACAACATGTGAAGTACCCTGATGTTCCTTCAGCCATGAAACCAGTACCACATGGCCCTGGTATTCCTGTTCCAGAACCACCTGGAGAAATAAGTGAAATGGAGTGTTGTTCATCTGCAGCGAGCAAAGCAAGTGAACAAGACACATGGGATGCAGAGCAAAGTACAAGCCAACCGAAGCCTCTTACACAGCTTGAGCTGAATGACCTAACCCGAGATTTAAATCTCACCAAAGAATCCGCTCAGCTCCTAGGATCACGACTACGTGAGAACAACTTGCTAGCTCCATGCACCACATATTTCTGGTATCGGTATGAAGATAAAtag